The DNA segment GTACCCCCCATGTGTTCTACAAGCCTCTtgcacctgtaaatttctccgctgtgagattaataaagtctattctattcaaatctattctattctatgtaGTTCCAGGCAACTTTTgatactgctttttttttttttttttttttttttgaaaaaggcAATGAATCTTTGTGCCATtgtattttgtttgaaaaaatgaaGATTGAAGTGTACATCGATCCTTTGGCTAAATTTACGACCAACCTAATATGCAGCTTGGGTGACAATTCTCATGTAAGAGCTGAAAAATGTGCACATGTACATTGCAGTGTACAGTGGGGCAAAAATGTATTGAGTCAGCCACTGATTGTTGAAGTTCCCCCCACTTAAAATGATGACAGAGGTCTGTAATTTTCATCATTGGTACTTAGGctgtgagagacagaatgtgaaaaaaagaatCCAGGAAATCACATTGTAGGATTTTTAAAGAATGGAGAGTAAGGTATTTGGTCACCTACAAACAAGATTTTTGGCTCTCACAGACCTGTAACTTCTTCAAGAAGCTCTTCTGCCCTCCACTCGTTACCTGGATTAATGGCACCTGTTTGAACTGGTTATCTGTATGAAAGACACCTGTCCACTGCCTCAGACAGTCACACTCCACCCATGCTGAAGTACACGTCCAGGTCCATCTGAAGTTTGCCAGAGAGCATATGATCGAGAAGAGGAGTGGGAAAAGGTCATGTGATCAGATGATATCGATACAGAACATTTTGAGTTGCATCCCAGGAACCATACCTACTGTGAAGCATGGGGGTGAAAACATCATGCTTTGGGGCTTATTTTCTGCAAAGGGGACAGGACGACTGAAAAGAGCGAAGGAAAGAATGAATGGGGCCATGTATCGTGAGATTTTTAGCCAAAATCTCCTTCCATCAGTGGGAGCATTGAAGATTATGCATGGCTTGGTCTTCCAGCATGACAATGATCCCAAACACACCGCCCGGGCAACAAAGGAGACATTTCAAAGTCCTGGAGTGGCGAGCCAATCTGCAGATCTTGACCCCATATAAAATCTGTGGAGGGAGTCAAAAATCCTTGTGGCTGGTAACAACAGTCCCAAAACATCACTGCTCCAGAGGAGATCTCCATGGAGGAATGGGCCAAAATATGAGCGACAGTGTGTGATAACCTGGTGAAGACCTACAGCAAACGTTTGACCTCTGTCATTGCCAACAAAGGTTAAATTACAAAGTACTGAGTTCAACTTTCATTACCGACCacattttttcaccaaaatttacaaataaattctttaaaaatccGACAAtgtcattgtctttttttcatattcGGTCTCTCACAGTTGAAGTGTACCTGTGATGAAAATTACAGACCTCTGTCATCATTTTAAGTGGGGCAACTTGCACGATCAGTGGCTGACGAAATCCTTTATTTGCTACACTGTAAATAAATGGAAGGTGGAAAAGTAAATATCTGCAATAATTGCAGGAGAAAAGTCGCCTGATCTTTGCAtcagaaagtgaaaatattgCTAGGGATGTCTGGAGTTGAAAGTTGGACaaaactgcaggaaaagcaaATCCAGTGAAAGCTGTACTTTATGACAAAACTGCAACCGGAGCAGCAGATGACTGGACCATATAATGAGCTCAATTAATTATTTTAGTGGTGACATGTGgtgagcagataaaaacaaaacagcaggacATTCTTGTGTGTTTATTCACATAAACCAGCAGCATGACACCTGGTACCATCAAGATGTGTGTACTATGTTTTACCACTTTCATATTGCTGTTTCAGTTTTATGTTACTGATGTTTTGCATAATTGCACTGATGCATGACACATCATTAAACCTCAACATCTGTGTCTTTCCCATGTTGCGTTGATGTCAGTCGTTTCATTTGTGCAAGCTTCGTCAACacattaaagcgatacttcaacattttggcaaattggcccatctagggcaattcggtagtcatttagaacagcatacttactttttttgtgagggcgatctgttgtttattcagcggtgcgtctgaggagagcttcacggcggacataatggaagtggacggtacagttgcttccctcgtcaaactcatcaaatacacaatccaacaaccccaaaacacactttggtggacacgttataatccgcacattcactacgctgtgaaacaccaacaaataatattctagcattacgacattgaagcaaatattgggaactactttttcttttgagatcactacgcccagacgccatgtttagtaagtagttccgtcttagcaatcttcgcaaaaaaacactcaatctcgtaattttgcattaatatttcacagcgtagtgaatgtggggattataacgtgtccaccaaagtgtgttttggggttgttggattgtgttggattgatgagtttgacgagggaagctactgtaccgtccacttccattatgtccgccgtgaagctctcctcagactcaccgctgaataaacaacagctcgccctcacaaaaaaagtaagtatgctgttctaaatgactaccgaattgccctagatgggccaatttgccaaaatgttgaagtatcgctttaacatcTGACTGCAGATGAGTCCAATTATGGCAACATGTACTGAACAAAATAGATGTAAAATCTTGTGCTCCCGTTTAAAGGTGAAACAGGACCTAAATAGTCACTAAttcagtctgtctctgttaTCTTTCCTGATAGGAACAGGTACACTGCAAATCCACCAGACTTCTTTGTATCTGGATACACACTCTACTCCAGTGAAAAGTAATAAAGGCAATCAGAGGATCAATATTTGTCAATACAACACACTAAATTATGCTCACGAAAATCAATTATCATTTTTTGGAGAATCAGAGTTAGCATAATTTAAACACACGGCAAGAAAACGAGGAACATTTGCCCTAGAAAACAATGTAAATGCTTGGAAACTGCAATAATCCTAAATTACATGGAAATATGTATGATTATATCAATATGAAAACAGATCAAAACACGAATTGAAAACAGTCAAATATATGGCCATCACAAGATGAACTGAAGTgatttaaaggggacatattatgctatttttcagtcacgtcacaTAGCTCTCAGAAGctcaaaaacatagtatttaagtttgtttgtcccaaattcatcctttatttggagtttcagcggtctaagAAGTCGGTCtgacgagccctcctcagaacaggctgtttctgagcatGCTTCCGGGTATGCACATGAACGCgtctgtccacgcccactcacacacacccacacacacacacacacacacacacacacacacacacacacacacacacacacacgctcagtcttgtatttctatccttgtggggaccgtccattgactcccattcatgtctagcccctaaccctgacccttaccctaaccctaacccacaccacaacaaagcctaaccctaaagaaatgtttttgcacttttacttttttcagtaacaacaacatggtcaagaaaacactgtttctcctacttaggaccagaaaaaggtccccacaaggcacgtcgttccacgttttgctatccttgtggggacatttggccccaacaaggatagaaatacaagaacacacaaacacacacacacacacacacacacacacacacacacacacacacacacacacacacacacacacacacacacacaagtgttgggtttcccactcttttggggacattccattgactcccattcatttctagcccctaaccctgacccttaccctgaccctaacccacaccaaaacagagcatagccctaaagaaatgtttttgcacttttacttttttcagtaacaacaacatggtcaagaaaacggtgtttcccttcatggggacccaagaaatgtccccacaaatgacattgtgcctggttttcctatgttgtggggacattttgtccccacgACCATACGAAaacccgtacacacacacacacacacacacacacacacacacacacacacacacacacacacacacacacacacacacacacacacacggtgggagcacagtcagggggaggagttacaTCCGTTTATTTCAGGACAAGCGGACCCAACTCAAACTCGACcgtttcagcaggcattttgacaaaatgtggtgtagcaagacagggaggaaacagacaattttcaaatttgaatatCATAATGAAGCAACGGCaacactaaaataaaaaactcttcacaaaatgaaaaaagcataatatgtcccctttaagtGACCCGACATGATGTATATTCATGATTCTCAATCACGTTTTGCTTTACGcttacacacagcagcacataaacacctcaacaacaagaaaacagtgaacAGCAGGAGCATGAGAGCTCCAACCAGGAACAGAGCGACATCTACAGAGTGGTAGGAGTACCAGGGCATCCTGTTGCCCTGAGCTTTAAGGTGAGCTGCACCTTTGTGTCTCATGACAAACTCCACCCAGAAGAGGGCGTTATCCATCGGTGGCAGTGGCTGATCCCTGTGCAGCCTGGAGAgtctctgcatgttgttcctGTAGGAGGGCTCAGTCAGGACCTCCCTAATGGCCTTCAGGAAGTTGTCATCTTTGTCCATTGTAGCTACTGAAAGAATCttagctcctcctctgtctgccagACGGAGAATGTTGTCATATTGGTCAAAAAACAGAGGAATGCCCACAACCGGCACTCCGTGATACAATGCTTCTTGGATTCCATTTGTTCCTCCATGAGCAACAAACAGTTTGATCTTCGGGTGTCCCAAAAGGTCATTCTGTGGCATCCAGTCCACCAGTAAAGTGTTGTTACCCAGAGTGTCTGGTTTCTCTCCTTTATACCTCCAGATGACTTTCTGTGGCAGTTTAGCAAAAGTTGCAGCAATCTCATTTGCTAAATCAGCAGGAAGTTCACTCACAAAAGTTCCCAGAGACATGATGATGAATCCATGATCTCCAGAACTCTGCACAAAGTCCTCCAAATGTTGAGGCAGAGGTTTGGCAGGTTTACACTGAAACCCCCCCATGTAGATGACGTTAGGCATGGTGGGGCGGGGATATTCAAACACGAAGTCCGTTCTCATCAGCCAAATGTCCGCATCAATCATTAACTGATAGTAGTCACAGTCAGGCCCAAGATATTTCTCACACACCTTCTGATATATGTCTCCGCTTGCTATGTTATTTTGTACCTGACTGAATATGTGTAGCATCATGTTTTTAACTCTCTGCCGAAAGCTCATCTTGTCAGTGTTACCAGATCCTGTTATAGGGATATAGGATAAAGGTGAAGGGGCAATAGCAAGATGAGCCTCTACAGCTATTAACCAGCGGACATTATAAACTAATGGAAGGTTGAAATATTTGGCCACAATGGCTCCACCACCCCAGCAGGGATCAGTGAGCAGAAGATCAAATTTGCTGTCTTTGATCCATGTTACTAACTCTGTGTTGTCCAGCAATGCTGATGCAAACTCACCCACAATTTCATGAGCTTCACGAAATACACCAAGCATGCCAAAAGTCGTGTAGAGGAAATGAGTCAAAGGAATAGCTCCGCGTTCAAATGCAAGTCCCTCTGACACAAGTGGTGCAACGAACGACTCATCTATACTTCTCTCCACTTGAACAGTGATGGTATTGTAGTGGGGGGCCTTTTCTTTGATGTACCAGCTTTTGTTGGAGCGCACAACTGTCAGACTGTGACCTCTGGAGTGCAAAGCTTGAAGCACAATATCCATGTTGACCCAGTGACTGCCTTCTGCAGGAAGTACCAGGATGTTTCCACCCTGACAGACTCTGGGAGTGAgaacgagcagcagcagagcactgCAGCAACAGACCAGCctcatctgaaatgaaaacatgtcataATCAAtggactggagagagagagagagagagagagagagagagagagagagagagagagagagagagaaaacatcattcCACTGAGATCTGCACAAATTCTGCCGTGTCCAGTCAATTGATTTGTTTGAACAATTATGAGGTTTCATTGTGTTCATTTTGACGTTGTTCCCTTTCAGAGATAATATGTTGGAAGTTCTTTTACTGAGACACCTGTGATGGTTCGGGTCCAATGCAGATGTTGACGAGGGATTACCCACAGTGCATCTTTGATTACATGCTTACCAAAAAATCCTCAACTTAATAAAGACTGGTTGCTCCTGAGACGCCCATGTATACTAGTCTAAGGTGTCCACATCAATGCAAatagtaaaaaagtaaaactaaaataaaagcTCTGCATCATTCATTTCCTAAAAGTACTGCACAagtgacgaaaaaaaaaagtatgacaCCACATCATTATCTGCATCTTAAAGGGGTGGTGCACTATTTTGACTGTTACACACTGCTGCAAAGATGATATGTGGTGAATCCCTCTAATGGACCCAACTTCAGGGGCATAAGCCTAACCTCAGAAGTACGAGGTACAAATTTTTCAGAGGTCTGTTGAGGGATTTATGACCATCTCGCATTCAATCACATTTCCTTAGTGACAACAGAATCAATCCTCACTAAGAGCCACAGTACAGCACCAGCAAACTGAAAACAGTTCTTTCAATTATATACTaacaaaatcaaacactgaCGCAGGAAATCTCAGGTTAAGTATCCAGATCATTCAgtgcaaaatgaaataaaattattGAGCACAAATAATTCAATGGAACTGACAAAATCACAAAATCGTATAGTCCCATGATTGGTTTTGGAGACTTCAAGTGGAGTGTCATCCTAGCAGCAGATGGCGTATACGTGCGTGACCTGTGGCACACCTGTGGCACACACGACTGACAGCACAGTTAGAGAATACAGAATGTTGTGCATCTTGTTTGGCAACCACAGGAACTCTCTTggttctggaaccaggaagtgtgacagTCTagaccaatgacgtatagaattactcgactgagagacggcaaatcgcagctgacttccggtagtggcaaAAGCGGATTCTGAGTGGGACACCAGCACAgtatgtgactttgtgttttgtgatttaccaaggtacagtaaacttctgtgttggaatcaagtcacaatgcttgaAATACGTTGAGAACAGCAGGCCAGGAGACCCTAGACCAGTGCTGGCCGGGTTTTTCTGCAgctgagcaggttctcctcaggCGTGCACACCTGACCTGGTGACGGGGGACAAGGCTATTTTTGTCATCAGAAAGTGTAAATGAACGAGAAATCTGTTTGAGAAGGTGAAAAGCACGGCATGATCATATCTGACACTGAAAAGTACATACGTTACTGCGTAGCACTTACCATATCTGTTatcttatatctgttatttatttcattttatctgtcttagatctttatgtaaattatatttaatttatatctgtcagtttatatctattacttaattatatatgtcttaatttgtatttaaattatatttaatttatatttaatacttagttgtgtcggtcagtatattcctgttacttatttaattatatctatcctaattttacatacaaattgcatttaactttttcttgtatagttggctttgtatttttctatttttctttccgcgttctttttgctgctgcaaccctgcaatttccccatgcgggacaaataaaggactttcaattcaattcaatatgTCAGTGTGCACTTCTGTCATGTCCTGTTAataaacttttctattttttgttgcaattactgtgtttcatgctttcattttttccatttcttgtcttcctttggctgtttccaCTGAGTCAGttttaattattctagaaatgagtgcCAACTGTATTCGATGAACCTCTTCTGATTAAactgacttcattttttattacactacttactttattttttgcattttactctggaaaacctctgtgtatgttaatgtattacataaataatgtgtgtgttctgactgcaagaattgctcctccagaaactttatggccatttttgtgggaggaaaaaagcaaccatTCCAAGATATGTGGGTCTGAGCcgctgtgaaagtccaactgaaaattttgaattggagaaaaattgtttaacaCACTGactttcttatttggcattggttcaaatatttttttagaGACCATGCAGTGAAACACTAATGCTACAGAAAGAATGAAACATTTGTTATAGGCTCAATCAGTGCATCAGCATTCAGCAGTCATTATTGTGTGGTGGTCTCTGTTTGTTGTAGCCTCATGTAGGCAGAACGTGTGAAGAGGCTCTGTGTTTATCATGTCAAGATATTTTCAATTCATTATTCGGTAAATAGTCTAAATCTGATTCCATGTGTAACTTAAACTGAGATGCACAACTTGTTActgttactttattttaaaaatttacataattgtttcaatattttatatattatgcATGTCACTAAGTTATTAACAGAGCGAAAATGATAATTGCTAAATGGGTTAAAAAAATCAACTCAGCTTTAATTTAATCCTTACATTTGTttcttgaatgtttttttttattttatttactgacTGTGGAAACTCCGTGGCTGCGTTACGCTTGGTTTCAATGTcgtatttaaatgaaatactaaATACGAAATACAGCTGTATTTCTAAATTGAGGCTCTGTGTTTGTTATCATATGAGTGTGATTGCCATagaaacatgctttgttttttcttgtctgtgagggcTAAACAACGCTGTGATTGCCATGACAGCGTGCCAAGGACAGAGATTTCACTGTCTGCTAACAATAAAAGCCACAATATAACACAaattgtcccatcagtgatgacaagcaagccttgaagtcagtgtatttacactggattacatagcgccccacagcttcttgccactaccggaagtcagcgccgatttgccatggcgccgctgctgtccgccgagcagtgAGCGGTcgagtaattctatacgtcattggtctAGACAGTCTGAAGTTGTTCCATCTTGAGCAActcaacttgaaaaaaaaaacaaaaaaacttgacaGACATTATTGATGGATATGACtgattgtttaaagggaatttTTCTCAaatgacaggtgaaaaatgtgaataattttaatcatttaataATTTTCAATAGCAAATTCCTGACTTACTGCACCTTTAATTTAATGGCACGAACACAGAAAGTGACAACACTTAACACTTCACCATTTTAGTCAGATGTGACAGCGAAGATGTGCAAAATTAATCAGAAGAAAGGACAATGGCATGACCTGCTGCCTTTAAGAACACAACAATGCAGTAGTCATGCAGAGATATTTTGCTACCATTTTCTGCACTCAACAGCATTACTCCACTTACACGGtttgtttgggaaaaaataGAAACGTTCGTTGTTATTGTTGCCTTGTGCtgtatggcgtcattttagtgccaaaattccgcgcgcaaaaaaaatcataatcgcgcacagttaacccactctctgtgcgctcgcgatgcctctccgcgcgcgcgtggtctctttctgcgcgcgcgcggTCACTTTTTACGCGCGCGACATCACTTTTTGTTTGCGTGCGAgctctttctgcgcgcgcggtgacatgtctgagctgtctgctcgcgcggtggtgttgagttttggcactcggggggcgggctttgagttgacgccactcaacccccctctcctttgtgattggttcctctaaacgtctactgtcttcaaatgggtctattacttttgtgacttatgaaacttatcaacatatcacctgctcaaaacaaaggaaaaaaaaaaagcaaaagtacttcactgatcctggcataaaatcaaatgaaatctgagagagagggaaaaagacagaaaaaaaggagaaaaaattaactataaatgtaggataggtataattgaataacagatataaactaaataacataattagagtttaaatattattttaagacagatataatcaaataacaaatataaactaacagatatgaattagataatttacatataaatctaagacagatatacttaaataaataacagatatacactagcagatacaaattaaatgtaattaaaaaaaatctaagacagatttataattagatgaataacagatatacactaacagatataaatcaaatataatttacatatacatttgagacagatagccttgatggctccatgaaaacgtttttattcattatttctcctcccaggaaacagccaggtctcctccacagtaatcaaatcactgtatggaGATTATGTTATGTGAATTTTACTCCTAaattttccaattctgccgCCAAACGATGACTACCCGCCCTActtaacctctgattggctctgaccggaagtcagtagacgtttagagcaaccaatcacaaaggagaggggggttgagtggcgtcaactcaaagcctgccccctgagtgccaaaactcaacaccaccgcgcgagcagacagctcagacatgtcaccgcgcgcgcagaaagagatCGCGCGCGCACAGAAAGTGATGTCGCGCACGTAGAAAGTGAccgcgcgcgcgcagaaagTGTCCACGCGCGCgcggagaggcatcgcgagcgcacagagagtgggttaactgtgcgcgatattgatttttttgcgcgcggaattttggcactaaaatgacgccatagtGCTGGCTCTGGCTGGTTTGCTGTACAGTTTCAGCAACATGCATCCCGTCAGTGATCCACACCTGCAGGCATTAAGCAGAGTGCGCTCATGGTGCGTTTAAAGGCGGGTCAGAAAAACTCCTTACTACATGGTAATAAGGGTAATAATATGGCTGTAACAGCTGAAAAACGTCCGTTAAGCCCTTTCCCGACGTGTTGTTCCTGCAGAGTGTCTTTGCTGCTCCAAGTGTGTCCTCAAACGACCCTGACTGCACAGTAGTCCGTACTTCCTTGTTCCTTGTTCACTTCTTCCTTTGGGTGAACAGTTTGTCTACTTTTTAGCTTTTCTATTGAAAGTTTGTGTTTCATACATTAAAGTGGCCTAATAAAAGAAAGCCAGTCGTCTCTTTGACACTTTTACAGTACCTTTAACCTGAACAGAAAATCGGAAGCATCAGTCCACACTTCAACTCACCATcgtctgctctctgtgtcctcACCAAGACAGCGACTTGAAGTTACTGACATGTAAAGTCCAGTAAGAGTCACCTTCTTCTGTCCTCTTTCACtcggtgaagaggagacagccGGATCAGTCTCTGTGCAATCAAAGTTTATTGCAAGATTATGATTGACAGATTTATCCCTGATCAATTGTAAAAGTATCCTGCTCAAATTCAACTTTCTCAGGTTGTTTTAAAATCTCGGAGAGCTCCGACAATCATCACTGACATGGTTTGCAGCTGAATTTACTGTTTGATCCCAATCATTGTGATCATATTTAACAATCAAAATAGGTTAAACAAGATATATTTCCTGTTCAAACAGCGAAGCACCGAGAGCTCCACTTCTGAATGCAGAATCTGTGTTGCCAGGGCGGGAtgagggttgccagatctgtcaagaaaaacaagcaacaggGGAAAAAGCAAGCCCAAAGcgaaattaaaatgtaaataataatcATAACAATAACACACTTTTTTGAATTATTAATTCAATTCCTTTTAAAGTCACAGACCACAAAACCTCCCACCTTTAAtcattaaaacactgaacaatTATTGGACAGTATTAAAAGATACAAGTCTTGCAAGAATATACTAAATCAACCTCTAATTATTGCTCTCCATCGTTTGTTTtaatgtgctcatattcattCTCCTTTTTAATTCCAAGGCTTAAAACTGACATTCTTTGCGTTTTAATGTCAGGTCAGATATCTCAGCTCAAAAGACATTATGAAGTAAAATACAGGAACTGATCAGCAACCAGTCAGGAAGAAATAGAGTCACATTCCTCTGTGCTCTTTCACCCAGTGGTGATCAGACAACCGGATCAATCTGTGTGCAATCAAAGTTTATTGCAAGACTACCAGTGACAATTCAACATGAAGAGTCGGAAAGGTaaatattattttcaaaataaaaatctaattaGTGCAAAACATCGTCGTTTTAAAGAACTCATATTCGTTTTTCTTTAAGTTCCGGGATAACTAATAATCTTCCTGTTTGCAGATATTTCAACTAAAAAGTCATTCAGACAAAAATAATCAACAATTCAACAGGGATCGTTGAGGAtctcatgttaaaaaaaagttgtcaaatataaataatcttaaaaaaaaatacagaaagttACCAATGACAGCGTTTGGAAAAACCCCAAGTAGACTGAAATGGACAGAGCATCATACCTTCATTCTATCAAAAGTAAtagaaattacaacaaaaatcTGTTAAACTACCTTAAGATTTAGTAAATATGTTTAATTAATTTACTCCTGCACAGttaaaaacaacttgaaaacaGATAACATgagtattgatttattttaggaCAGATAATATTCAACCATTGATTGTGTAAATAAATATGTGACATTACGGATTACATTGCTTATGATAATGAATGACAAATGTTCAGGCTGACGAGAGGAAACAATTTAACAAGGAAACTGGCAACTGAATTGAAAAGCAAAGCCCCTCCATCTGACTTTTGTGCACTCTGAAAGCGTCAGCGTCGAGCCTGCTGTGAACTTTACCATACTGCTCAAACCTAGAGAATCGTTTCAAAggtcaacaaaaactgaagttcaaaggtgcattaaagcgagggttggcgatcttggaaaactagcatgtagcgcGAATgaagcatctccccaaggctccgcccagctgccaccccattggaggagctccgttgggagcggagacgcagagacgttc comes from the Salarias fasciatus chromosome 1, fSalaFa1.1, whole genome shotgun sequence genome and includes:
- the LOC115393750 gene encoding UDP-glucuronosyltransferase 2C1-like; translation: MMRLVCCCSALLLLVLTPRVCQGGNILVLPAEGSHWVNMDIVLQALHSRGHSLTVVRSNKSWYIKEKAPHYNTITVQVERSIDESFVAPLVSEGLAFERGAIPLTHFLYTTFGMLGVFREAHEIVGEFASALLDNTELVTWIKDSKFDLLLTDPCWGGGAIVAKYFNLPLVYNVRWLIAVEAHLAIAPSPLSYIPITGSGNTDKMSFRQRVKNMMLHIFSQVQNNIASGDIYQKVCEKYLGPDCDYYQLMIDADIWLMRTDFVFEYPRPTMPNVIYMGGFQCKPAKPLPQHLEDFVQSSGDHGFIIMSLGTFVSELPADLANEIAATFAKLPQKVIWRYKGEKPDTLGNNTLLVDWMPQNDLLGHPKIKLFVAHGGTNGIQEALYHGVPVVGIPLFFDQYDNILRLADRGGAKILSVATMDKDDNFLKAIREVLTEPSYRNNMQRLSRLHRDQPLPPMDNALFWVEFVMRHKGAAHLKAQGNRMPWYSYHSVDVALFLVGALMLLLFTVFLLLRCLCAAVCKRKAKRD